In the Caenorhabditis elegans chromosome X genome, one interval contains:
- the gnrr-6 gene encoding G-protein coupled receptors family 1 profile domain-containing protein (Partially confirmed by transcript evidence), with protein MFDRQMEVDNSTIVETVAPTYLISDYIEIAYLGLVLLFGVPANAVILQKLIKEMKMSNRDMVKSGFVMLKINLNITDLLILTYSLGKLIWLITYKWIGGDYACRFYQMFSMFSLYSSSNIVMCIALDRLRNVIYANQIHTKTDKISTVSILAYSSWLAALVCSLPQFFLFQTIEVYPNFVQCSDIWQIRRHSQDDIAFFGKDSFVLTQTFENSYNIAHLLLVFWGPLIVLIVTYAVIATKLTKYSLKAPGTQSMRRPMPTAADDLPKEVVVHVNVEDGLLKKEGSIKKVVRCCAEELITKQHRKKSNRRMRAKESTTTTSSTSTRMPTWRKQMRSRVFRTTMLVILTHFLFWFPYNALGLMKYINQSMFEVLSANANIFKDLQILITLINPFLYGFSTGN; from the exons ATGTTTGACAGGCAGATGGAGGTGGATAATTCAACAATTGTTGAAACAGTGGCACCCACCTATCTGATAAGTGATTATATAGAAATTGCATATTTGGGACTTGTTCTGCTATTTGGAGTTCCAGCAAACGCCGTCATACTTCAAAAGTTGATTAAAGAGATGAAGATGTCAAATCGGGATATGGTTAAG AGTGGTTTCGTTATGCTGAAGATAAATTTGAACATAACAGATCTTCTGATCTTGACCTACTCCCTCGGTAAACTCATCTGGCTTATCACTTATAAGTGGATCGGTGGAGATTACGCGTGCAGATTTTATCAG atGTTCTCCATGTTCTCATTATATAGCTCTTCAAATATCGTAATGTGCATCGCACTTGATAGGTTACGGAATGTGATCTATGCAAACCAAATTCACACAAAAACTGATAAG ataagtaCAGTATCAATTTTGGCGTACAGTTCTTGGCTTGCTGCACTAGTCTGTAGTTTACCACAATTCTTCCTTTTCCAAACAATCGAGGTGTAtccaaattttgttcaatgcTCAGACATTTGGCAAATTCGGAGACATAGTCAAGAtgatattgcattttttgggaaaGACTCGTTTGTACTAACTCAGACATTCGAGAACTCTTACAACATTGCTCATTTG CTTCTTGTATTCTGGGGCCCACTGATTGTTCTAATCGTAACGTATGCGGTGATAGCAACCAAGCTCACGAAGTACTCGTTAAAAGCACCTGGAACCCAGAGCATGAGAAGACCTATGCCAACTGCAGCCGATGATTTACCGAAAG AAGTTGTTGTCCACGTTAACGTCGAAGACGGTCTACTCAAAAAAGAGGGCAGTATAAAAAAG GTGGTAAGATGCTGTGCTGAGGAGCTCATTACAAAGCAACATCGAAAGAAGTCGAATCGTAGAATGAGAGCCA AAGAATCAACAACGACAACATCATCAACATCTACACGAATGCCAACGTGGCGGAAACAAATGCGCAGTCGTGTGTTTCGAACCACAATGCTTGTCATTCTGACCCACTTCCTCTTTTGGTTCCCTTACAATGCACTCGGCTTAATGAAATACATCAACCAATCTATGTTTGA agttcttAGCGCAAATgccaatattttcaaagactTGCAAATTCTCATCACACTCATCAATCCGTTCCTATACGGTTTCTCAACTGGAAACTAG